One window of the Clostridium sp. MB40-C1 genome contains the following:
- a CDS encoding threonine synthase: protein MSIKYVCSECGKKYDPKSLVFRCDCGGLLNLEKFNFTFSKEDILNTEWSLFRYLKALPFDDNFDLWKDITMGEGLTPIVPLEKGNPNFLVKVDYLMPTLSFKDRGAVVLIAKAKELGIKKVIQDSSGNAGTSIAAYANRAGIECTIYVPENTSSKKIKQITSHGATVNIVKGTREDAAKEALKAVERGEGFYASHVYNPFFYQGTKTYAYEIYEQLNGEVPEALVIPVGNGTLLLGSYYGFKELLDLKLIDKIPKIIAVQSKGCAPIYKAFKEGNINVKEVTNTGTLAEGIAIADPKRGKQILEAIKDSNGEIITACENKIIETKVYLSQKGFYVEPTTAATFAGFLDYYKQNKLKGKVVVPLCGSGLKSDI from the coding sequence ATGTCAATTAAATATGTATGTTCTGAATGTGGTAAAAAATATGATCCTAAATCCCTTGTTTTTAGATGCGACTGTGGAGGATTATTAAATCTTGAAAAATTTAATTTTACATTTTCAAAAGAAGATATTTTAAATACTGAGTGGAGTTTATTTAGATATTTAAAAGCTCTTCCCTTTGATGATAATTTTGATTTATGGAAAGATATCACTATGGGTGAAGGTTTAACTCCCATTGTACCACTTGAAAAAGGCAATCCTAATTTTCTAGTAAAAGTTGATTACTTAATGCCTACTCTATCCTTTAAAGATAGAGGTGCTGTAGTATTGATTGCTAAAGCTAAGGAACTTGGAATAAAAAAAGTTATTCAAGACAGCAGTGGAAATGCTGGTACTTCTATAGCCGCTTATGCTAATAGAGCAGGAATTGAGTGCACTATATATGTTCCTGAAAATACATCTTCAAAGAAAATTAAACAAATTACTTCTCATGGTGCAACTGTTAATATAGTTAAAGGAACTAGAGAAGATGCTGCCAAAGAAGCTTTAAAAGCTGTAGAAAGAGGAGAGGGATTCTATGCAAGTCATGTTTATAACCCTTTTTTCTACCAAGGCACAAAAACTTACGCTTATGAAATCTATGAGCAATTAAATGGTGAAGTACCAGAAGCATTAGTAATTCCAGTAGGAAATGGCACTTTACTTTTAGGATCTTATTATGGCTTCAAAGAATTATTAGATCTTAAACTTATAGATAAAATACCTAAAATTATTGCAGTTCAATCTAAAGGTTGTGCCCCAATATATAAAGCCTTTAAGGAAGGAAACATTAATGTAAAAGAAGTTACTAACACAGGTACTCTAGCTGAAGGTATAGCAATTGCAGATCCAAAACGTGGAAAACAAATATTAGAGGCTATAAAAGATTCAAATGGAGAAATTATCACAGCTTGCGAAAATAAAATTATTGAAACAAAAGTTTACTTATCACAAAAAGGTTTTTATGTAGAACCAACTACTGCAGCAACTTTTGCAGGATTTTTAGATTACTATAAACAAAATAAATTAAAAGGTAAAGTAGTAGTTCCTTTATGTGGATCTGGATTAAAATCTGATATATAA
- a CDS encoding ribonucleotide-diphosphate reductase subunit beta: MLKKMIFNENGQRGTESMINGNTTNLREWNRIKYSWARDFYRTMLNNFWIPEEISLNEDVKQFPYLTDGERNAFDKIISFLNFLDSIQSENLPNISRYITAAEVSSLLNIQTFQEEIHAQSYSYILDTVTNPITRDKIYDEWREDKTLLKRNKFIAGIYEKFNKEPEINNFLRVIMANYILEGIYFYSGFSFFYTLARQGKMTATSTVFKYINRDEVTHLVLFQNIIKELKKENPNIFTEELEEEFRQMMRMGVEHEIQWGQYVTNNEILGLNDELIDKYIKYLSNLRLTAIGLEPLYPEIDKHPMEWIENFSKLNNTKTDFFEAKVTNYTKAAAFDFDDLD; the protein is encoded by the coding sequence ATGCTTAAAAAAATGATATTTAACGAAAATGGTCAACGTGGAACAGAGTCAATGATAAATGGTAATACTACTAATTTAAGAGAGTGGAATAGAATAAAATACAGTTGGGCAAGGGATTTTTATAGAACAATGCTTAACAATTTTTGGATACCAGAAGAAATATCTCTTAATGAAGATGTAAAGCAATTTCCATATTTAACAGATGGAGAAAGAAATGCTTTTGACAAAATTATTTCTTTTTTAAATTTTTTAGATTCAATACAAAGTGAAAATCTTCCTAATATATCAAGGTATATAACTGCTGCTGAAGTTTCTTCGCTTTTAAATATACAAACATTTCAAGAGGAGATACATGCGCAGAGTTATTCATATATACTTGATACAGTTACAAATCCAATTACTAGGGATAAAATATACGATGAATGGAGAGAAGATAAAACTCTTCTTAAAAGAAATAAATTTATAGCAGGTATTTATGAGAAGTTTAATAAAGAACCGGAAATAAATAATTTTTTAAGAGTAATCATGGCAAATTATATACTGGAGGGAATATATTTTTATTCAGGATTTAGTTTCTTTTATACCTTAGCAAGGCAGGGTAAAATGACTGCAACTAGCACAGTTTTCAAATATATAAATAGAGATGAAGTTACTCACCTTGTGCTATTTCAGAATATCATTAAGGAACTCAAAAAAGAAAATCCAAATATATTTACAGAAGAATTGGAAGAAGAATTTAGACAGATGATGAGAATGGGGGTAGAGCATGAGATACAGTGGGGGCAATATGTAACTAATAATGAAATTTTAGGACTTAATGATGAATTAATAGATAAATATATTAAGTATCTTTCAAACCTAAGACTAACAGCCATAGGGCTAGAACCTTTATATCCAGAAATAGATAAACATCCTATGGAGTGGATTGAAAATTTCTCAAAATTAAATAATACAAAGACTGATTTTTTTGAAGCAAAGGTTACAAATTATACAAAAGCAGCAGCGTTTGATTTTGATGATCTTGATTAA
- a CDS encoding aromatic acid exporter family protein, whose translation MKFMGYRTLKTGVGSVIAMIIAQKLGIEYSASAGIITILSIQSTRKQSIEMALKRIYACVLALLISFIFFKSIGYDYVVFGVFLLIFIPLTVKFNLQEGIVVSSVLVTHLLVEKSVSLFWIGNELSLMVVGIGVALILNLYMPNTENKIKQDQIYIEEKMKEILFHMAEALKEHYTSIKDDELFDVLEKKLKSTRKRAYKNLNNYFLLDVSYYVQYIEMRIKQFKTMKRMKAHFQHFFMTYEQTIMISDFTIKVANSIYEENTALNLLNDVEVLRKSFKEMALPSTRDEFENRAMLIQFLNDMEEFIRIKNEFRENLL comes from the coding sequence ATGAAATTTATGGGATATAGGACATTAAAAACAGGTGTAGGTAGTGTTATTGCTATGATTATTGCACAAAAACTTGGGATTGAATACTCAGCCTCTGCTGGCATTATTACTATTTTGAGTATTCAAAGTACAAGAAAACAATCTATTGAAATGGCCTTAAAAAGAATATATGCTTGCGTTTTAGCTTTATTGATTTCGTTTATTTTTTTCAAATCAATAGGCTATGATTATGTGGTTTTTGGTGTGTTTTTGTTGATTTTTATTCCATTGACAGTTAAATTTAACTTACAAGAGGGTATAGTTGTAAGTTCTGTTCTAGTAACTCATTTGCTTGTTGAAAAATCAGTTTCTTTATTTTGGATTGGAAATGAGCTATCACTTATGGTTGTAGGAATAGGAGTTGCCCTTATATTAAATCTTTATATGCCAAATACAGAGAACAAGATTAAGCAGGATCAGATTTACATTGAAGAAAAAATGAAGGAAATTCTTTTTCATATGGCAGAGGCTTTAAAAGAGCATTATACATCAATAAAAGATGATGAACTATTTGATGTTCTCGAAAAAAAATTAAAATCAACTAGGAAAAGGGCATATAAAAACTTAAATAACTATTTTTTATTGGATGTAAGTTATTATGTACAGTACATAGAAATGAGAATAAAACAGTTTAAGACTATGAAAAGGATGAAAGCACATTTTCAGCATTTTTTTATGACTTATGAACAAACTATTATGATTTCTGATTTTACAATAAAGGTAGCTAATTCAATATATGAAGAGAATACAGCATTAAATTTATTAAATGATGTAGAGGTGTTAAGAAAAAGTTTTAAAGAAATGGCTCTACCTTCAACCAGAGATGAGTTTGAAAATAGGGCTATGCTTATTCAATTCTTAAATGATATGGAAGAATTTATAAGAATAAAAAATGAATTTAGAGAGAATTTATTATAG
- a CDS encoding ribonucleoside-diphosphate reductase subunit alpha, with translation MNIKIRKRNGQYEPLQVEKTKKMVRLACEGIKDCDPLELELDSRIQFRDGMNTKEIQKILIQTAIEKVIQNSKDQNGNNIKKTNPNWQYVAARLLCCDLYKEAKISREYNNFGYGDYYKLVKKLVSMKLYGDYLVQNYSDEEIKELASYIVPKRDELFNYEGLKLLKDRYLIKGHNGEILELPQERFMTIAMHLAIPEGSKKVFYAKKFYDILSELKVTVATPTLGNAGTSFYQLSSCFISVVGDNLWSIYDVNQKFAQVSKHGGALGIYIGKIRALNSEIRGHKNASGGVIPWIRLYNDTAVAVDQLGRRKGGASITLDIWHKDIFDFLDVKTNNGDDRRKAHDIFPAVSIPDLFMERLEKRENWSLFDPYMIEKIMGYKLEDYFDDVDNKEFTKRYLECEKNTYIKRNTVPALDIMKKLMKSAVETGTPFIFFRDTVNKANPNKHEGMIYSSNLCHEIAQNMSESELGKEEIINENGFPEVIQKIKAGDMVTCNLNSINLSKVKKEDFDKCIPLQIRMLDNVISLNKLPVKEARVTSDKYRAIGLGTSGYHHFLANNKIMWESDEHIKVADEIFEEIAYVAIKASMELAKEKGSYPVFKGSEWDTGKYFERRGYNSERWEKLQIDIKKHGIRNGYITAIAPTASTSNIANTTAGIDPVFKKFFIEEKKGSFTPKTAPGLNEENFWYYKEAHTIDQQWSIKACATRQKHIDQAQSFNLYITPEIKAREILNMYMEAWRQGLKTIYYVRNKSLEMDECTSCSS, from the coding sequence ATGAATATTAAAATAAGAAAAAGAAATGGACAATATGAACCACTACAAGTAGAGAAAACGAAAAAAATGGTTAGGTTAGCTTGTGAGGGTATAAAAGACTGTGATCCTCTAGAACTAGAACTAGATTCTAGAATTCAATTTAGAGATGGTATGAATACTAAGGAAATTCAAAAAATTTTAATACAAACAGCTATTGAAAAGGTTATTCAAAACAGCAAAGACCAGAATGGAAACAATATTAAAAAGACCAATCCCAATTGGCAATATGTTGCTGCAAGACTTTTATGCTGTGACTTATACAAGGAAGCTAAGATTAGTAGAGAATATAATAACTTTGGTTATGGAGATTATTATAAGTTAGTAAAAAAATTAGTTAGTATGAAACTTTATGGAGATTATTTAGTGCAAAATTATTCTGATGAAGAAATAAAAGAGTTAGCAAGTTATATAGTTCCCAAAAGAGATGAACTGTTTAATTATGAGGGCTTAAAATTACTAAAAGACAGATATCTAATTAAAGGGCATAATGGAGAGATATTAGAGCTTCCTCAAGAACGTTTTATGACTATAGCTATGCATTTAGCAATCCCTGAGGGGAGTAAGAAAGTTTTTTATGCAAAGAAATTTTATGATATTTTAAGTGAACTAAAAGTTACAGTAGCTACTCCTACATTGGGAAATGCAGGTACATCGTTTTATCAATTAAGTAGTTGTTTTATATCTGTTGTGGGAGATAATTTATGGTCAATTTATGATGTTAATCAAAAGTTTGCGCAAGTTTCAAAACATGGTGGAGCATTAGGCATTTACATTGGGAAGATAAGAGCTTTAAATAGTGAAATAAGAGGTCATAAAAATGCATCTGGCGGAGTTATACCTTGGATAAGACTCTATAATGACACAGCAGTAGCCGTTGATCAGCTTGGCAGGAGAAAAGGTGGTGCGTCTATAACCTTAGACATATGGCATAAAGATATATTTGATTTTCTTGATGTTAAAACTAATAATGGGGATGATAGAAGAAAGGCTCATGATATTTTTCCCGCTGTAAGTATCCCGGATTTATTCATGGAAAGATTAGAAAAAAGAGAAAATTGGTCTTTATTTGATCCATATATGATAGAGAAGATAATGGGATATAAGCTAGAAGATTATTTTGATGATGTTGATAATAAAGAGTTTACAAAGAGATACTTAGAATGTGAGAAAAATACTTATATTAAAAGAAATACAGTACCAGCACTTGATATTATGAAAAAATTAATGAAAAGTGCAGTAGAGACAGGAACTCCTTTTATTTTCTTTAGAGATACTGTAAATAAAGCAAATCCTAATAAGCATGAAGGTATGATATATTCATCAAATTTATGTCATGAGATAGCTCAAAATATGAGTGAAAGTGAATTGGGTAAAGAAGAGATAATTAATGAAAATGGTTTTCCGGAGGTTATTCAAAAAATTAAGGCTGGAGATATGGTAACTTGTAACCTTAATTCAATAAATCTTAGCAAAGTTAAAAAAGAGGATTTTGATAAGTGCATTCCTCTTCAGATAAGAATGCTTGACAATGTTATATCTCTTAATAAACTACCTGTTAAAGAGGCTAGAGTTACTAGTGATAAGTATAGAGCGATTGGATTGGGGACAAGTGGATATCATCATTTTCTTGCAAATAACAAAATAATGTGGGAAAGTGATGAACATATTAAAGTAGCAGATGAAATTTTTGAGGAGATAGCTTATGTGGCAATAAAAGCTTCTATGGAATTAGCTAAGGAAAAGGGAAGTTATCCTGTTTTTAAAGGTTCAGAATGGGATACAGGAAAATACTTTGAGAGAAGGGGCTATAATTCTGAAAGATGGGAAAAATTGCAAATCGATATTAAAAAGCATGGTATAAGAAATGGTTATATTACGGCCATTGCGCCTACAGCTAGTACTTCTAATATAGCTAATACTACTGCAGGAATAGATCCTGTGTTTAAGAAGTTTTTTATAGAAGAAAAGAAGGGAAGTTTTACACCAAAAACAGCACCAGGTTTAAATGAAGAAAATTTCTGGTATTACAAAGAAGCACATACTATAGATCAACAATGGAGTATTAAAGCTTGTGCTACTAGACAAAAACACATAGATCAAGCTCAATCTTTTAATTTATATATAACTCCAGAGATAAAAGCTAGAGAAATTCTAAATATGTATATGGAAGCTTGGAGACAAGGACTTAAAACAATTTATTATGTAAGAAATAAATCTTTAGAAATGGACGAATGTACAAGTTGTTCAAGTTAA
- a CDS encoding chitinase N-terminal domain-containing protein — protein sequence MNKKFKSIKKANAIALSAAILLGVSTPVCALEKNQGKKCPTKMQFTSNDNAYILSTLKTNSKVLDAVTSAPATFQISKDNWDGSPNYTISMDLWHGTNGDLWKLYENGKLVKEVKLVNNSPNAQHAEVKFTDKRNGTYKYTAELINTTGVTKSQNTIVHEVTKNDKPIEVPLPESVSGEPAVGYTVLNEDDTSFEWAVFISNPNKKYVWEGSSFSLWGMSFETDNEITSVSNAASYKQNGKNVVINTKQEERFFPYNTTRIFVVKGKKNSSKAPANFKSNLIRGEISYPTFASLPSSFVKNKPNLNENDLIANKDDYYNPKIKVNTGNKLMYDNPASSTQLIIPLPKKMPVPVNGVDGLRIWMPSKYLAMGIGTGTEYFGLNPNFMIGLSIKENFTCGLAPLKSGYTENIVTVDGEDWSWPIQKKHPDGPFQQEKGNFNEIKKQYPDYFPDSAEHGNYVTLKTGEPDDPSYVHAAMSSYMSLTMTRELLYAIPNNDFKGCLNQCKDPWAEFVLVDNAYNRGVYGLLQRKLFTEHRDQLINSSDINKEFNLSGFANHIENIENVIKAMDSETENFYDAEITWSDMENYFKELRLYYGRNIPSDDEWNAMKEDVKKAYDVLSKHWGGDHVSLRYDFLTLLRVCEKHLPENKQPAPSGPSWIEQINSANNIG from the coding sequence TTGAATAAAAAATTTAAGTCCATTAAGAAAGCAAATGCCATAGCTCTTTCAGCAGCTATATTATTAGGTGTATCTACACCTGTTTGTGCTTTAGAAAAAAATCAAGGAAAAAAATGTCCTACCAAAATGCAATTTACATCTAATGACAATGCTTATATATTGAGCACTTTAAAAACAAATTCAAAAGTTTTGGACGCTGTAACTAGTGCTCCAGCTACTTTCCAAATTTCTAAAGATAACTGGGATGGTTCTCCAAATTACACAATTTCAATGGATCTCTGGCATGGTACTAATGGTGACCTTTGGAAGCTTTACGAAAATGGTAAATTAGTCAAAGAAGTTAAGCTTGTAAACAATTCACCAAATGCACAACATGCTGAAGTTAAATTTACTGATAAAAGGAATGGAACCTATAAATACACTGCTGAGCTTATAAATACAACTGGTGTTACAAAATCTCAAAACACCATAGTTCATGAGGTAACTAAAAATGACAAGCCTATCGAAGTTCCACTGCCTGAATCAGTTAGCGGAGAACCTGCTGTAGGTTATACTGTTTTAAATGAGGATGATACTAGTTTTGAATGGGCAGTATTTATTTCAAATCCTAATAAAAAATATGTATGGGAAGGTAGTAGTTTCTCTTTATGGGGAATGTCTTTTGAAACTGATAATGAAATAACTTCAGTTTCTAATGCAGCCTCTTATAAACAAAACGGTAAAAATGTAGTTATTAATACAAAACAAGAAGAAAGATTCTTCCCTTATAATACTACTAGAATATTTGTGGTTAAAGGCAAAAAAAATTCTTCAAAAGCACCTGCAAACTTTAAATCAAACTTAATTAGAGGAGAAATCAGTTATCCAACTTTTGCTTCTCTTCCTTCAAGCTTTGTCAAAAACAAGCCTAACTTAAATGAAAATGATTTAATAGCTAACAAAGATGATTACTATAATCCTAAAATTAAAGTTAATACTGGAAATAAACTTATGTATGATAATCCAGCATCAAGTACTCAACTTATAATACCACTTCCAAAGAAAATGCCTGTTCCTGTAAATGGTGTAGATGGTTTAAGAATTTGGATGCCTTCTAAATACTTAGCTATGGGAATTGGTACAGGCACTGAGTATTTTGGATTAAATCCAAACTTTATGATTGGTTTGTCAATAAAAGAAAATTTCACTTGTGGACTAGCCCCTTTAAAATCTGGTTACACAGAGAATATTGTTACAGTTGATGGTGAAGATTGGTCATGGCCGATTCAAAAGAAACATCCAGATGGTCCTTTCCAACAAGAAAAAGGTAACTTTAACGAAATAAAAAAACAATACCCTGATTATTTTCCTGATTCAGCAGAACACGGAAATTATGTAACTTTAAAAACTGGTGAACCTGATGATCCATCTTATGTACATGCTGCTATGTCTTCTTACATGAGTCTTACAATGACAAGAGAACTTTTATATGCTATCCCAAATAATGATTTTAAAGGTTGCTTAAATCAATGTAAAGATCCTTGGGCAGAATTCGTTTTAGTAGATAATGCTTACAATAGAGGTGTTTATGGCTTACTTCAAAGAAAATTATTCACAGAACATAGAGACCAGCTTATTAACTCATCTGACATAAATAAAGAGTTTAATCTTTCTGGATTTGCTAATCATATTGAAAACATCGAAAATGTTATTAAAGCCATGGATTCAGAAACAGAAAACTTCTATGATGCTGAAATAACTTGGAGTGATATGGAAAACTACTTCAAAGAATTAAGATTATATTATGGAAGAAACATACCAAGTGATGATGAATGGAATGCTATGAAAGAGGATGTTAAAAAAGCTTATGATGTACTTTCTAAGCATTGGGGTGGAGATCATGTATCTTTAAGATATGATTTCTTAACGCTTCTAAGAGTTTGTGAAAAGCATCTTCCTGAAAACAAACAACCTGCTCCATCTGGACCTTCATGGATAGAACAAATAAACTCAGCTAATAATATTGGCTAG
- a CDS encoding Ig-like domain-containing protein, which yields MKKIIKIRGFVGALILTFSFSTIASAKPMLKIEQKNSKTEEMLKQKKNDKMAMELQKINIKLDKIEKDIKYTSERINKYFSTETQNQGEVDQEETNQDTENQDVVNEEETNQEVESQDPVSQEETNQDIENQDLVDQEEFNNEVENQTTDDIVATTSEENSILENTDTETVTEEDQDAINEEVSDVTEENTESEDTEEEENISGHSFIGKLNALNNRIESIKKQLNSPSGKLDKTSEEYAKIVDRIVKLKKDISDNMEKLKNFQSPVLEKLKNKIAEQKEYTPKNKLVETNKTWTIRFNKNLKLESFNGKNIFVVDSDNTLVETKIAFDKETGAIKITPVENYIKGKKYTLFISKDVKSDKGSVLSQATRVPFEIK from the coding sequence ATGAAAAAAATTATCAAAATAAGAGGATTTGTCGGAGCATTAATACTTACATTCTCATTTTCTACAATAGCTTCAGCAAAACCAATGCTCAAAATTGAACAGAAAAATAGTAAAACTGAGGAAATGCTTAAACAGAAAAAGAATGACAAAATGGCAATGGAATTACAAAAAATAAATATCAAATTAGATAAAATTGAAAAGGATATCAAATACACGTCAGAAAGAATTAATAAATATTTTAGTACAGAAACACAAAATCAAGGCGAGGTGGATCAAGAAGAAACTAATCAGGATACAGAAAACCAAGATGTAGTAAATGAAGAAGAAACTAATCAAGAAGTAGAAAGTCAAGATCCAGTAAGTCAAGAAGAAACTAATCAAGATATAGAAAATCAAGATTTAGTAGATCAAGAAGAATTTAATAATGAAGTAGAAAATCAAACTACAGATGATATAGTTGCTACAACTAGCGAAGAAAATTCAATATTAGAAAACACAGATACAGAAACCGTTACAGAAGAAGATCAAGATGCTATAAATGAAGAAGTATCAGATGTTACAGAAGAAAATACTGAATCAGAAGATACTGAGGAAGAAGAAAATATTAGTGGTCACAGCTTTATTGGAAAACTAAATGCATTAAATAATAGAATTGAATCAATAAAGAAGCAATTAAATTCTCCATCAGGTAAACTTGATAAAACTAGTGAAGAATATGCTAAAATAGTTGATAGAATAGTTAAACTAAAAAAAGATATTTCTGATAACATGGAAAAATTAAAAAATTTCCAAAGTCCTGTTTTGGAAAAATTGAAAAATAAAATAGCTGAACAAAAAGAGTATACTCCTAAAAATAAATTAGTTGAAACTAATAAAACTTGGACAATAAGATTTAATAAAAATCTTAAATTAGAATCATTTAACGGGAAAAATATATTTGTAGTTGATTCTGATAATACTCTTGTTGAAACTAAAATAGCTTTTGATAAAGAAACAGGAGCAATTAAAATTACACCAGTAGAGAATTATATAAAAGGAAAAAAATACACTCTATTTATAAGTAAAGATGTAAAATCAGATAAGGGATCAGTACTTAGCCAAGCAACAAGAGTTCCATTTGAAATTAAATAA
- a CDS encoding methyl-accepting chemotaxis protein yields the protein MKSLKTKLIVIFTLVIFALTVGLGVICMNIVSNNLTKDCYKDLKNLSVEKANYIKSKVDGQIFYVEAIAQDDRIINENISWEEKVAYFEKEAKRAGYMRFAFADKNGNATVFNKQRDTVNVKDRDYYQKAISGKSAISDVIISGVTKEPIAVVASPVVKDGKIYGVFYGVREGTFLNDVISKIKYGQTGFGIIINDKGTTVGHANKELVLKQSNTIEIAKKDTSFKSLADLIQNIISKKDVGNGDYSYKGIKNSVGFSPIEGTSWTVVFGIETSEALSEVQNIKNIILILSIIIITIGGIITYFVSKTISKPIVATTTAMNKLAKLDFIYDENHPCLKYINNKDEIGNMVNAIVEMEKNVREFIKNTSSTIQQVSASSQELTATSQQSATAAQEVAKTIEDIANGAGNQAKDTETAALSVEDMEKLLEENKEYVKELNYAAKNIEKEKEEGFSILKDLVAKTKESNEASKDIYETILSNNKSAEKIEEASIMIQSIAEQTNLLALNAAIEAARAGEHGKGFAVVAEEIRKLAEESNNFTEEIKKVIEELKEKSQNAVDIIEEVKGISEAQSESVGKTKEKFDRIASSIEVTNNVIEKLNESAGVMNQNKDKLVEIMQNLSAIAEENAAGTEQSLASIEEQSLSIEKIANASEGLAHIAQELQNIINEFKV from the coding sequence GTGAAATCATTAAAAACCAAATTAATAGTTATATTTACATTAGTTATATTTGCTTTAACAGTAGGATTAGGAGTTATATGTATGAATATTGTTAGCAATAATTTAACTAAGGATTGTTACAAGGACTTAAAAAATTTATCTGTGGAAAAAGCCAATTATATAAAATCTAAGGTTGATGGTCAAATATTTTATGTAGAAGCTATAGCACAAGATGACAGAATTATTAACGAAAATATTTCTTGGGAGGAAAAGGTAGCTTATTTTGAAAAAGAAGCTAAAAGAGCTGGATATATGCGCTTTGCTTTTGCTGATAAAAATGGAAATGCTACTGTATTTAATAAACAAAGGGATACTGTAAATGTTAAAGATAGGGATTATTATCAAAAAGCTATCTCAGGTAAATCAGCTATATCAGATGTTATTATAAGTGGTGTAACAAAAGAACCAATAGCTGTTGTTGCATCGCCTGTTGTAAAAGATGGTAAAATTTATGGGGTTTTTTATGGGGTAAGAGAAGGAACTTTTTTAAATGATGTTATTAGTAAAATTAAATATGGACAAACAGGATTCGGGATTATTATAAATGATAAAGGAACAACAGTTGGACATGCTAACAAAGAACTTGTTTTAAAGCAAAGTAATACTATAGAAATTGCAAAAAAAGATACATCTTTTAAAAGTTTAGCAGATTTGATACAAAATATAATTTCAAAGAAAGATGTTGGTAATGGAGATTATAGCTATAAAGGAATAAAAAACTCAGTGGGGTTTTCTCCTATAGAAGGAACTTCGTGGACAGTAGTATTTGGAATAGAAACATCTGAGGCATTAAGTGAAGTACAAAATATTAAAAATATTATTCTTATATTATCTATAATAATAATAACAATAGGAGGTATAATTACTTATTTTGTTAGTAAGACTATATCAAAACCAATTGTTGCTACAACAACTGCAATGAATAAATTAGCTAAACTTGATTTTATATATGATGAAAACCATCCGTGTTTAAAATATATAAATAACAAGGATGAAATAGGAAATATGGTAAATGCTATAGTAGAAATGGAGAAAAATGTTAGAGAGTTTATTAAAAATACTTCTTCAACAATACAACAAGTATCTGCTTCTTCACAAGAACTAACAGCCACATCACAACAATCAGCTACAGCTGCTCAAGAAGTAGCAAAGACTATAGAAGATATAGCAAATGGTGCGGGAAATCAAGCAAAGGATACAGAAACAGCAGCTTTAAGTGTAGAAGATATGGAAAAATTGCTAGAAGAAAATAAAGAATACGTAAAAGAATTAAATTATGCAGCAAAAAATATAGAAAAAGAAAAGGAAGAAGGCTTTAGTATATTAAAAGACCTTGTTGCAAAAACAAAAGAAAGTAATGAGGCATCAAAAGATATATATGAAACTATACTTAGTAATAATAAAAGTGCAGAAAAGATAGAAGAAGCTAGTATTATGATTCAATCAATAGCAGAACAAACAAATCTATTAGCTTTAAATGCAGCGATTGAAGCGGCAAGAGCAGGTGAACATGGAAAAGGATTTGCAGTAGTAGCAGAAGAAATAAGAAAACTAGCAGAAGAATCTAATAATTTTACAGAGGAAATAAAAAAGGTAATAGAAGAATTAAAAGAAAAATCTCAAAATGCAGTAGATATAATAGAAGAAGTAAAAGGAATATCAGAGGCACAATCAGAAAGTGTAGGAAAAACAAAAGAAAAATTTGATAGAATAGCATCTTCTATAGAAGTAACTAATAATGTTATAGAGAAGTTAAATGAATCAGCAGGAGTTATGAATCAAAACAAAGATAAACTTGTAGAAATAATGCAAAATTTATCAGCAATAGCAGAGGAAAATGCAGCAGGAACAGAGCAATCTTTAGCATCTATAGAAGAGCAATCATTAAGTATAGAGAAAATAGCAAATGCTAGTGAAGGGTTAGCTCATATTGCACAGGAATTGCAGAATATAATTAATGAGTTTAAAGTGTGA